TGGGAGCTAGTTTTATAAAATTGGCACAAGTATTGGCAACTAGGTCTGATTTTTTCTCAAAAGAGTATTTAGATGAGCTAAAAGAGCTACATGATAAGCTTCCAAAGATGTCTAAAGATGATTTTGAAGTAGTTTTTAGAGACTCTTTTAAAGAACACTTTTTTAAAAAATTTGAGAATGAACCAATAGCAAGTGCATCAATAGGACAAGTTCATATTGCATATTTACAAGATAATACAAAAGTTGCTGTAAAACTTAGAAGAAAGCATATAGAAAAACAAGTAAGAGTTGATATAAAAATATTAAATTTCTTTAATAGAGTTTTTAGACCACTTTTTTCATACTATACAAAAAATTCAATAGATGCTGTTATAAATGAGTTTTCAAGTATGATAAAAGATGAGACGAATTTAAGTATTGAGCTTGAAAATCTAAAGAAGTTCTCTAAAACTTATGAAAATAGTGGAATTTTATTTCCCAAGCCCTATGAAGAGTTTTGTAGTAGTGATGCTATTGTTATGAGTTATATGGAAGGTTTTAGATTTGATGATAAAAACTCTTTAGAAAAATATGATATAGATTTTAAAGAAATTATTTCAAAACTTGTGAATTTTTATACAGAACAAATGCTAATAAATGGTTATTTCCACGCAGACCCACATCCTGGAAACTTGCTTGTAAACCAAAATGGAGATCTGATTTTACTTGATTTTGGAATGGTAAAGAATATCTCAAATGATACAAGAGTCTCAATAATTGAGTTAATTGATGGTGCAAATAGAGCAGATTTTGAAACTTTTGTAAGAGCAAATAAGAGATTAGGAACTATTAGTTATGAGGCTCCAGAAAGTTTGATGGTAGAGTTTAGCCAAAAAATGTTTGATATATTTTCAAATGATAATTTATCTAGTGAATCTATGCAAAAACTAGCTTTTGAAGTCTTAGAAAGTACAAGAGATTTACCTTTTAAACTTCCTAGTGATGCTGTTTATATATTAAGAGTTAGCGCTATTATTGAAGGACTGGGAACAACTTATATAGAAAATTTTAATGGTGTAAAAGATATTTTACCAATTTTAAAAGATAATATTCCAAAAGCATTGGGTTATAAAACAACAATTACTGAAAATATTATTGATGAACTTGAAAGTTTTCCAAAGCTTATAAAATCTTTCAAACAGATGGTACTTAAGAGTTCAAAAGGTGAACTTGAAGTTTTACTAAATAAAGAGCAATTAGAGTTTGTACAAAAAGATTTAAAAGAGTATTTTGGCTCTTATTTTAAGCTTTTTGCTTTAATCTTATTTGGACTGTTTTTGATTTTTTATGATGAAAATTTGAAAAATATTGCTTTGTTTTTAGTCTCTTTTGGATTTTTAAGAGTGATATTTTTTAAATAAGCTTCTAAGAAAACTTAGAAGCTTATTTTAAGTAAAGAGTGCATAGATTTGAACTAAAGGCTATTATTTAATCTCTATAGATTTTTTTGAGATATCCTCTTTTAATTTTGGAATGACTATCTCTAAAACTCCATTATCATTTTTTGCTTCTATATTTTCAATATCGGCATTATCAGGTAGTGTAAAACTTCTTGAGAATTTTCCGAAATATGTTTCAACTTTATAGTAATCTTCTTGTTTTATCTCCTCTTTTGTTTTTCTTTCTCCACTAATTGTTAAGATACCTTTATTTATATCAACTTTAATATCCTCTTTTTTTACACCTGGTAAATCAACATCTACATAGAATCCTTTTTCATCTTCTCTTGTATTTACAATAGGTACAAAAGCTGTAACTCCTTCATTATTACTAACTTGATTGTAGAGATTTTTCTCTATCTCTTTTAACTGTTTAAATGGGTCAAATTTTGTTAAAAACATTGTGAACTCCTTTTAAAATATGTATAACTTGATAGTATTTATATCAAGTATTGAAATATTATCAAAAATATTAGCACTTGTCAAGATAGAGTGCTAATATTTGTATAAATATATAAACTAACAAAAAATAACTACAAAAAATCTTTTGTTTCCTATAAATTTATAAATAAAAAGATTTAAAATTAAATGTAAGGAAAATTTATGAAAATATTTAGTTTATTTGGAGTTGTTTTTTTATCTTTGTTTTTTACATCTTGCAGTACGAAACAAACTGATTTAAAAACTGTAGAGAAAGTTGATTTAGAAAGATATCTTGGTACTTGGTATGAAATAGCTAGATATGAACACTCTTTTCAAAAAGATTGTAAAAATGTAAAAGCAAACTACTCTTTACGAGAGGATAAAAAAATCCAAGTTGTAAATAGTTGTACAAAAATTTCTACAAATGAGTTTAAAGATGCAAAAGCTATTGCATATAGTGTTGATGAGACAAATAGTAAGTTAAAAGTTAGTTTTTTTAGACCATTTTATGGTGATTATTGGATATTAGATTTAGATAAAGATTATAAATATGTAATTATTGGGACTCCATCAAAAGAGTATTTATGGATACTTTCAAGAGAAAAAATTATGAATGATGAGCTTTTAAATAAATTATTAGAAAAAATTACGAGCTTAGGATTTGATAAATCTAAACTTATATATACAATACAAGAATAGTTTATATATTTTGAAAAGTAAAATTAACCCTCGATTTAAATTAAGGGTTAATTATTTGTAAGTTGATGTTTTACAAACTCCATATAATGACCTTTTTTATCTTCTAGCTCATTATGAGTTCCACTTTGTACAAGTTTTCCATCATCTAAAACATAAATTTTTGAAGCATTTTTAACTGTACTTAATCTATGAGCTATTGTAATAACTGTTTTATCTTTTAAGATTTCTTCTAGATTTTTAAATAGTTTTGTCTCAGTATGAACATCAAGTGCTGAAGTTGATTCATCAAAAATAACCACACTTGGATTTGCTAAAATCATTCTAGCAATAGATAATCTTTGTCTTTGACCTCCACTTAATCTTATCCCCATTTTCCCAACAACAGTATCTAAACCATCTGGTAAGTTTTCAAGCATAGTAGATAATTCAGCAATTTTTAAAGCTTCTATAATTTTTTCATCTTCTATATTTTCACCCATTGTAAGGTTAAATCGTAAAGTGTTATTAAATAATATTGGCATTTGAAGAACTAAAAAGATATGCTCTCTTAAGCTTTTTTTTGAGATTTCATCTATACTTATATTGTTATATAAAATATCTCCATCACTTTTTGCATAAAATCCAGCAATTAGTTGTGAAATGGTTGTTTTTCCACTTCCACTTGCTCCAATAATTGCTACTTTCTCACCACTTTTTATAGAAAAACTAATATCTTTTAAAGTAGTTTTCTCTTTTGTATAAGAGAAGCTTAGATTTTTTAATGTTATATCGACTTTTTTATCTTTTATCTCTAATTTTCCATCTTTTTCAGTTTGTAAATCTAAAACTTTATTTATTCTAGTAATAGCAGCTTTTGCACTAGCAAGTGAGTATTGAATAGATAAAATCTCTTGAACAGGAGTCATAATAAACCAAATATATCCAAACATAGCAAACATAAGACCAATAGATAAATCACTATAAGCTACCAATAAAAGTCCAGTTGCTCTAAATATTTCAAAAGCAAAAAGAAAAATAGTGTAAGAAAATTTTTCATAAGCTACACTTTTATAGTTAAACTCATTTGAAGCTACTTTTATATCTTGTGCTTTTTGTATTGAAGTATCAAAAAAACTTTTTTCTTTGTTACTTGCTTTTATTTGTGAAAATAGGTCAAGAGTTTCATTTATATTATTTTGAAAAGTTTCAATTGCTGCATTTTCCTCTTTTTTTAGTTCACCTGTTTTTTTTGCTATTCTTCTTGAAATTATTGCAATTGTTGGTTGTGTTAAAAGTATCATTAAACCTAAAATTAGATCTATTTTAATAATTACAAAACCAACAGCTAAAAGAGTTAAAGTTGATGTTATCAGTTTACTTGAAACATTTACAATAAAACTATCTAAAGTATTTACATCAGTTATTAGATTTGCTGCAATTTTCCCACTACCAATACTTTCATACTCATTCATATTTACTTTTTTTAGATGATTTAAAAGTTTTACTCGAATATCAAAAATTACTATTTTTGATATTTTTGTAAATATTTTTGTATTAATTACTCCAAAAATAAAGTGTAAAGCTCTTAAAACAATAACAACAACTGTAACAATAGCAACATAGTAGAAAGCACTACCACTTCCAAAAAATTTATCTATATTATTTACAAAAAAATCTGGTTTATTTAATAATACTTCATCAACTAATAAAGGAAGTAAAAGTGGAATTGGAACACTAATTAATATTCCAATAATAGTAAAAATTTGTCCCCAAATAAGAGATTTTTTGTTATTTAATAGAAGTTTATATATAGATTTTAAAGATATTTTTTCATTCATGGATTTATTATATCCATTTTTGGCTATAATCAACAATTATTATACAGTTCTTTTATAGTATTAAAATAAAAAAAGTTGGGTTTTATGGGAAGAGGTTTTTTATTATTTTTATTATTATTTGGATTTACTTTTGCAAAAGAGAACTATAGTCAAATGAGTACTCAAGAGTTAATTGAGATTATTGGTTTTGTTGATGAAAAAGATAGAGTTGCTTTTCAAAAAGAGCTTGAATTTAGGCTTCCAAAGATGAGTCTAAACGAAAAAGCTCAATATGAAAAGAGATTACAAGAGATACCAGAAAGAAAGATAATTGAAGATGAAGAGTAAAATTTTATTATTAGAAGATGATTATAATCTAAGTGAGACTGTTGCAGAGTACTTTCTTGATGAAGGTTTTGATGTAGTTTGTGTATATGATGGCGAAGAAGCAATAGCTAAAATATATGAACAAACTTTTGACCTATTTTTATTAGATGTAAATGTTCCAAATAAAAATGGCTTTGAAGTTTTAAAAGAAGCACGAGCAAATGGTAAAACAACTCCAGCAATATTTATAACATCTTTAAACTCAATGGATTCTTTAGAAGAAGGGTTTACTAGTGGTTGTGATGACTATATTAGAAAACCATTTGAATTAAAAGAACTACAACTTAGAGTTCAAACTTTAATCAAAAAAGAGTTTTCAAAAAAGAATGAAATAATCCAAATTGCCCCAAATATTACATTTAACTCTATCTCAAATGAACTAAAATGTGATAATGAAGAGATAAAATTAAATTTAAAAGAGTTAAAACTTTTAAAACTATTTTTACAACACCCAAATGAACTTCTATCTCATGATAAAATTTATGACTTTGTATGGGATTATGATGAAGAGTATAGTGATAACTCTTTAAGAACTTATATAAAAAATCTTAGAAAAATTTTAGGAAAAGATACAATTGTTAGCCTTAAAAAACTCGGGTATAGATTTATCCAAGAGTGAAACTAGAACTATTATTGGGTTTAGTTTAATCTACTCAATTTTAGTTTTGGTTATTTTGGGAGTTATCTCTTTTTTATATTATCAATTTAAAAAAGATTTAATGCTTCAAGATAAAAGACAAACTCTACAAAATTACTCAAATAATCAAATATCAAATTTAAAAGAGTTACATATAAATATTGATAAATCAAATATTTATCCAAGAGATGAAAAGTTTAATTCGGCTATTTTTGATAGTTCAAAAAAAAAGATTTTTTCAACTTTGATTATGAATGATGTAAATTTAGATGAAGTTATATATTTAAAAGATGGTTATATTCATCTAATAAAAGAGCCAGAATCATACTATTTGGGTTCAAAATATGTAATTGTTGAAATAGAAGATGATAATATTTGGTTTATAAAAATCAAATATAAGATAATTTTCTGGTTTTTTATAGCATTCTTTATTCTACTTTTGATTGGTTATTTTATTGCAAAACTATTTTTAAGACCAATGAGAGAATCTATTTTAATGCTAGATAGATTTATAAAAGATACAACTCATGAGTTAAATACTCCAGTAGCAGCAATTTTATCAAATATACAAATGATTGATAAAAATAGTATTGATGAAAAATTGGCAAAAAAAATAAATCGTATAGAAATAGGGGCAAAAACTATTTCAAATATTTATGAAGATTTGACATTTATCTCTTTAAATAATCAGATAATTTCAAATAATGAAGAATTGAATTTATCACAGATTTTAAGACAAAGAGTTGATTTTTTTAAAGCCATAGCAAATAGTAAAAAAGTTGAGTTTCAATTGGATATCAAAGAAGATATTTTTATAGTTTGTGATGTTAAGAAACTATCAAAATTAATAGATAATATTTTATCAAATGCAATAAAATATAATAAATTTCAAGGTTTTATAAAAGTTAGTTTGAAAGATAATCTTTTAGTTATTGAAGATAGTGGTAAAGGGCTTAGTAAAGAGAACTTGAAAAGTCTATTTACAAGGTATAAAAGATTTGATAAAAGTGTAGGTGGCTTTGGAATAGGGCTTAATATTGTACAGATGATAGCAAAAGAGTATAACTTTAAAATAGATGTAATCTCAAAATTAAATGTTGGAACAAGGATAAAAATAAGATGGCAAGAGTAGTAGTTTTTTTATGTTTAATAGTTAGTTTTAGCTTTTCAAATCAGAAAAATATTTATGAAAAAAATTGTGTAGCTTGTCATAATAGAATTCCTGTTAGTATAGATAAATATTTTTATAGATATTTGCTTGAATATAGTAGTGAAAAAGATGTAAAAGAAGCAATGTTCCAATTTATAAAAAAACCCACTTTAGAGAAGAGTTTGATGTCAGAATCACTTATAAAAAGATTTGGTTTAAAAAAGAAGACAAAATTAAGTGATGAAGCATTGAGAGAAGCTTTAGATATTTATTGGAATGAATATAATCTTTTTGGAAAATTAAAATAATTTTTCACAATATATTCACAAATCAAAGATAATCTTTCATAATTAAAATTTCAAGGATAATTTATGAAAAAAGTTGTATCAATATTTTTAATTTCAAGTTCTTTTCTTTTTGCTAATAATAATTCTATAGGATTAGATACTGTAATAGGTGCAACTTTAGGTGTTGCTATTGGAAATCAAATAGGGCATGGAAGTGGAAAAGATACTGCTAAAGTTACAGGTGGGATTTTGGGTGCAGTTGTAGCAAATAGTACAAGAGCAAATGAGAACTATGTTTCAAACAACTATTATGGAAATCCAAATAATGTTCAATATAATAATGGTTATTATGATCCTGAATATGAAAAAACTAATACAGTTATAAATAATTACTACTATAATGACCCATATTATAGAGCAAATCCACAAATTTCAATAAATTATGTTGGAGGGTTTTATGATAGAGGATATTATAGACCTCCCCATTTTGCTCCAAGACCTTACTATAAACCACATTATGGACCTGGACATCATAGACCTAATAATGGAAAGACTACTGTTTATGGTGGTTTCTCACATTCAAGATAACTCAAAGCCTTTGCTTTGAGTTAAAATATTGTAAAATAAAAAATGATAATTTTAGATTTTGAGACAAATACACATAATATAGGTGATGTTTTTGAAGTTGCAGCTGTTAAAATAGATAAAAATTTTAATATTTTAGATAAATTTCATAGATATTATCTTTCAAGATACCCTTTAAATTTCTACTCATATGCTGTTCATAGATTAACTCCCGAATTAATAATGGATTATAGAAAAGATAAAACATATAGTTCATATTTTAGTGAAGATTTAGACTTTGAAGAGTTTTGTAAAGGAAGTTCTACTTTAGTAGCACATAATATAAGTTTTGAATTGAGGCATATAAATAGTAGAGTAATTTTTCAAAATCATATTTGTACTATGCAAAAGAGTAAAAATCTTGTAAAATCATACGGAAAAGATGGAAGATTAAAAAATCCAAAACTTGATGAGGCTTGTAACTATTTTGGAATAGAGTTTGACTCTTCAAAATATCATAGTGCAACCTATGATGTTAGTAAAACTTATGAGGTTTTAAAAAGAATATCATCAATCTAAGCTTGAATTTTCTTAAAAAATAATATTAATCTCAATAAAGAGCTTTCCATGAATATGGAATGATTCCAAAAAAGTAGACAAAAATTTATTCAGTTAATTAAAATAACAATTTAGAGAAGATTATAGAAATACTTGAAGAAAAAGAAGATTGGATTTATATTTTATATATTTCAAAAGATAATAAAGAGATAAAATCTTGGATACCAAAAAATGCTTTAATAAATTAAATAATATAAAAGAGAAAATATGAAAATTCTACAATTGTTATTACTTTTAGTAATTTCACTATTTGCTAAATATCCATTAAATGAAGGGCTTTATATAAATGAACTTGATGATGTAGTAATAGAGATAAGAAATAGTGTTGATAAGAGTTATTTTACTTTTATAAGGTCTGAATATCCTAAACCTGATAACAAAATAGAGGTTTTAAATAAAGATGAAAAAGTATATCTTATATTTAACTATAATGATGATGAAAAAAATGTAAACTTTACAAAAACGGCAGTTGTTGAAAATATAGACTCCTTTTTTATGAAAGATGAAGTTAATCAAAATGATGTTAAATATAGTCGTATAACTTCATTAGAAGCTTTTGAAGTATTATTAAAAGATGTAAAATCAATAGAAAAATATAATAATTTCCCTATAAATTCTTTACAAAGTCAATTTAGGATGAATATTAAAAATATTAAAATTTATAGTAATATAGCACATTATTTTTATGAGATAAATGAATATCAACAAGCTATGGAAATTTTAGTAGATATTTTAGAATATTTTACTAATCGTACAAAAGACCACTATAAACTTGCCAAAAGTATGGAAAAGCTTTTAGATAAAAAGGATATATATTATATAAATGAAACTAGTATAGATAAACATTATCTTAGTTATATAGCTCAAATGCTATATGATAAAAGAGATTCAGAAATTCCAAAAGAGTTGATGTATAGATACTCAAAGTACATAGATATTTTAATTGAACTTAACAATTTACAAAAAGAAAAATATCAGGTTTTAGATATAACTCAAGGTGATTTAAATAAAGATGGTTTAGATGATATATCTTTAGTTATTGAGACTGTTGAACCAAATAAAATAGAAATTGGAAACTATTATTTTGATTCTTCTAATATAAATGAAAGAGTATGGTTAGTATTTTTAAATAGTAATGATAAATATGAATTAGTTGCTAAAAATAGTAGTTTAATATATTCAAATGAAAGTACAAATTGTGATGATTCATTTGATAATATTGAGATAAAGAAAGGGAGCCTATTTTTATATACTCATTATTGGTGTAGTTCTGGTGGTTGGGGACAGGGAAATAAGAGATATCAATTTATATATAGAAATAATAAATTGATTTTGGCAGGAACAGAAGAGTTTCATGATAGTAGAGCTGATGGAACTGGAGAAATGATAAGTACAAATTATCTTACAAAAAAGCAAATTATCCAACAGACAATACACCATGGAGATCCCGAAGGAAAGCCTAAAATAGTAACTTTAGAATTTAAAACACCAATTGAATTTAATGATGCTAAAGAATGAATATAAAAATGATTTATATGTAAATTGTAGTTTTATTAATTTTAATTTGACTAATTTAAAACTTTAAGAAATAAGTAAAAGTTTACTCATTTCTTAATACATCAATTACATCTATTCTTGTAGCACGACTAGCAGGATAATAAGATGATAAAAGAACTATTATAACAGCTCCAACAATAATAGAGATAAAATCACTAAGAGCTAAATCTAAAGGTAATTTGGCACTTCCATAAACATCTGCTGGAAGAGATACAATATCAAAAGTATCTAGTAAAAAGTAACCAAAAAATCCTAGAATAATTCCTAAAATAATCCCACCAAAACCAATAATTGTACCAACCCTTAAGAAGATTGATTTAATCTCTTTTGAACTAGCTCCCATTGATAAAAGTAGGGCAATCTCTTTTCTTCTACTCATTACCGTCATTAGAAGTGATGAGATAATATTTAATGAAGCAACTAAAATAATTAGCATTAAAACTATAAATAGTGCTGTTTTTTCCATCTTCATAGCAGCAAAAAAGTTTCCATTTTGTTGCCACCAACCAACAACTCCTACACCATCTTCTTTTAATGTAACTCTTAATTTTTCTATATCTGTAAATGCATCATCTGATAAGATATGAATTCCATCATAAACATTTGGCTCTTTTTGAAGTAATGTTTGTAACGCTTCAATAGTAGTGTACATATATGCTTTATCATAGGCATTTAAACCAGAACGAAATGAACTAAGATAGTTAAATCTTTTCATTTTTGGCATTAAAGAAAAACCAGCTGGATTTAATTCTGTAAAATATAAAGTTACTTTACTATCATAGGCTAGAAGAAGTTTATCACTTATTCCAATCCCTGTTATTAAATCAAATTTATTTATAAGTTGATCTTTTACAGCCTCTTTATAAATGGGATTTATTTCGGCTTCATTTTGAGGAATTACACCAAAAATCATACCTCCACTCATATTATCACCATTTTGAACTATTGCTTGAGTTGATACAAAAGGAGAGAATTTAAGTTTTGGGTACTCTTTTATAAGTTTATTTAAAAGCTCTTCATTTACACTATTTGCCATTTTTGGATATATTGTAAGAGGATAATTCATAGTAAAGAGTTTTCTTTCAAACTCTTTTGCTGTTCCATTCATAATTGCCATTGATAAAATTAGAACCATAACCCCAATAGCAACTCCAACAAAGGCCAAAATAGCACTAATAGAGATAAATGGATTTTTTTTATCAAATCTTAAATATTTTTTTACAATAAAATTTACTAAAGTTTTATTCAAATTAATTTCCTGCTGCAAGTCCTATTTTTGGACCACTTTTCCCACAACATTGCTTATATTTAAGACCACTTCCGCATGGACAAGGGTCATTTCTTGCAATTTTTTTATCACTAGCTAAAACAGCTTCTCTTGCTTTATTTGTAGTTTGATGCTCTGTTGCTTTTTCCATAGAAGCTTTCATTCTTTCTAGTGCTTCTTGCTCTTTTTCTTTATCTTCTTTGCTTTGTAGTTGTACTGCAAAAAGTATTTTGATAATCTCTAATTTTATGCTAGAAACTAACTCTATAAACATATTATAAGACTCTTTTTTATACTCAACAAGAGGGTCTTTTTGATTGTAACCTCTAAGTCCAATTCCAGTTTTTAGAGTATCCATTGAGTATAAATGTTCTCTCCACGCATTATCTAAAATTTGAAGGTATAAGATTCTTTCTATTTCACTTTTTTGTTTAGGGTCAGCAACACTCATTTTTTTCTCATAAACATCTTTTAAAATAGTAATTAATCTATCTTCTAAAGATTCATAATCTTCACTTTTTATATCTTTTTCTTCAATTATAAAGTGAAGCTCATCTTTTAATCTTGCAACAATTTGTGAGTAATCAAACTCATCTTCACTCATACCTTGAAAAATATTTGAGCTTACAAGAAGATTTTTTACATAATCAACTCTATTTTCATCTATTTTTGAAGCAATATCATAATCCTCTTTTAGTAAATCATTTCTAAAAGCATAGATAACTTTTCTTTGTTCATTTGCAACATCATCATATTCTAAAAGATGTTTTCTACTTTCAAAGTGCATTGATTCAACTTTCTTTTGAGCATTTTCAACTGCTCTTGTAACCATTTTTGACTCAATATATTCACCCTCTTTAATTCCAAGTCTTTCCATAATTCTTTTTATTTTATCGCTTCCAAAAATTCTTAAAAGATTATCTTCTAAACTTAGGTAAAATTGAGATTCTCCAACATCTCCTTGTCTTCCACTTCTTCCTCGAAGCTGATTATCTATTCTTCTACTTTCATGTCTTTCTGTTCCTATGATTGCTAATCCACCAAGAGCTAAAATTTCATTTGTTAATTTAATATCAACTCCCCTTCCAGCCATATTTGTAGCAATTGTTACTGCACCTTTTTGTCCTGCATCAGCGATAATTTTTCCTTCTTTTTCGTGTTGTTTTGCATTTAAAACAGTGTGAGGGATTTTTTTATCAGCTAAAATTTTATGAAGAAGTTCACTTTTTTCAATACTTGCAGTTCCTACAAGAACAGGTTGTCCTTTTTCATGATACTCTTTGATTTTATTACAAACAGCTTCAAATTTTTCTCTCTCACTTTTATAGATTAAATCGCTTTTATCAGCTCTTTGAACTCTTAAATTTGTAGGGATAGATACAACATCTAAATTATAAATTTGAGCAAATTCTGTTGCTTCTGTTTGAGCAGTTCCTGTCATTCCTGAAAGTTTTTTATACATTCTAAAGTAGTTTTGGTAAGTTGTATCTGCCAAAGTTTGGCTCTCATCTTGAATAGCAACTTTCTCTTTTGCTTCAAGTGCTTGATGAAGTCCTTCACTAAATCTTCTTCCTTCACTAAGTCTTCCTGTAAACTCATCAACAATAATAATTTGATCATCTTTTACAACATAATCAACATCTTTTTGAAAAATATAGTTTGCTTTTAGTGCTTGGTCAAGTGAATGAGAAAGCATTGCATTTTCAATTGAATATAAATTCTCAACTCCAAAAAGAAGTTCAGCTTGTTCATGTCCTTGCTCTGTTAAAATAACTGATCTATTTTTCTCATCTACAATAAAATCACCAGTTGTTATAGGCTTATCAGCTGGATTTTTTGGCTCTATTAATTCACCACGAACTAGTTTTAAAGCTATTTCATTTGCCTTTACATAGTTTGAGTTTTTGTGATTTGTTGGACCAGAGATAATTAAAGGAGTTCTAGCTTCATCAATTAAGATTGAATCTACTTCATCTACAATAACAAAATTGTGTCCTCTTTGAACTTTATCTTTTAGGTCATAAACCATATTATCTCTTAGATAGTCAAATCCTAAAGAGCTATTTGTAGCATAAGTAATATCACAATTATATTGTTCTCTTCTTTCAGAATCATCTTTTATTGAGTCTGTTAAAGCACCTACGCTAAAGCCTAAAAATTCATATAAAGGTTTAAGTTCATTTGCATCACGGCTAGCTAGGTAATCATTTACAGTTACAACATGTACACCTTTTTTACTAAGTGCATTTAGGCAAACAGCAATAGAACCAACAAGAGTTTTTCCTTCTCCTGTTTTCATCTCTGCAATTCTTCCATCATTTAAAACCATAGCACCAATAAGTTGAACATCATAAGGTCTCATATTTAAAACTCTTTTACTAGCTTCTCTTGTGATTGCAAAAGAGTCATTTAAAACATCATTTAGTGTTTTTTCTTCGTTTTGTACAGCAGTTTTTAACTTATTAAATTCACTTTTTAGTTCATCATCACTTAGCTCTTGATATTTTTTTTCTAAAAGAGTTATATCATTCGCTCTTTTTCTATATTTCTTTACTTCTCTATCATTTTTTGTACCAAAAACTTTTGAAAAAACATTTAACATAAAATTAGTTCCTTTTCGTTATAATGAGGAAGATTATATAGAAAAAAAGGTTAAAAATGTTTTATAGAGTTTTTTTTATTTTAGGTTTTTTTACATTATCTTTTTTAAATGCGAATGATATTAAAAATTTGGATAGTTTTTTTGGAAATTTTAAACAGACAATTACTTCTGATTCAAAAAGTGTTATTGAGTATAATGGAAAAGTTTTTATTAAAAAAAGTGGAAAAATTTTGTGGCAATATGAGACACCAATTAAGAAAAATGTATATATAGATAATAGTATGGCAATAGTTGATGAA
The Aliarcobacter faecis genome window above contains:
- a CDS encoding sensor histidine kinase — protein: MLALKNSGIDLSKSETRTIIGFSLIYSILVLVILGVISFLYYQFKKDLMLQDKRQTLQNYSNNQISNLKELHINIDKSNIYPRDEKFNSAIFDSSKKKIFSTLIMNDVNLDEVIYLKDGYIHLIKEPESYYLGSKYVIVEIEDDNIWFIKIKYKIIFWFFIAFFILLLIGYFIAKLFLRPMRESILMLDRFIKDTTHELNTPVAAILSNIQMIDKNSIDEKLAKKINRIEIGAKTISNIYEDLTFISLNNQIISNNEELNLSQILRQRVDFFKAIANSKKVEFQLDIKEDIFIVCDVKKLSKLIDNILSNAIKYNKFQGFIKVSLKDNLLVIEDSGKGLSKENLKSLFTRYKRFDKSVGGFGIGLNIVQMIAKEYNFKIDVISKLNVGTRIKIRWQE
- a CDS encoding 3'-5' exonuclease, translating into MIILDFETNTHNIGDVFEVAAVKIDKNFNILDKFHRYYLSRYPLNFYSYAVHRLTPELIMDYRKDKTYSSYFSEDLDFEEFCKGSSTLVAHNISFELRHINSRVIFQNHICTMQKSKNLVKSYGKDGRLKNPKLDEACNYFGIEFDSSKYHSATYDVSKTYEVLKRISSI
- the secA gene encoding preprotein translocase subunit SecA, translating into MLNVFSKVFGTKNDREVKKYRKRANDITLLEKKYQELSDDELKSEFNKLKTAVQNEEKTLNDVLNDSFAITREASKRVLNMRPYDVQLIGAMVLNDGRIAEMKTGEGKTLVGSIAVCLNALSKKGVHVVTVNDYLASRDANELKPLYEFLGFSVGALTDSIKDDSERREQYNCDITYATNSSLGFDYLRDNMVYDLKDKVQRGHNFVIVDEVDSILIDEARTPLIISGPTNHKNSNYVKANEIALKLVRGELIEPKNPADKPITTGDFIVDEKNRSVILTEQGHEQAELLFGVENLYSIENAMLSHSLDQALKANYIFQKDVDYVVKDDQIIIVDEFTGRLSEGRRFSEGLHQALEAKEKVAIQDESQTLADTTYQNYFRMYKKLSGMTGTAQTEATEFAQIYNLDVVSIPTNLRVQRADKSDLIYKSEREKFEAVCNKIKEYHEKGQPVLVGTASIEKSELLHKILADKKIPHTVLNAKQHEKEGKIIADAGQKGAVTIATNMAGRGVDIKLTNEILALGGLAIIGTERHESRRIDNQLRGRSGRQGDVGESQFYLSLEDNLLRIFGSDKIKRIMERLGIKEGEYIESKMVTRAVENAQKKVESMHFESRKHLLEYDDVANEQRKVIYAFRNDLLKEDYDIASKIDENRVDYVKNLLVSSNIFQGMSEDEFDYSQIVARLKDELHFIIEEKDIKSEDYESLEDRLITILKDVYEKKMSVADPKQKSEIERILYLQILDNAWREHLYSMDTLKTGIGLRGYNQKDPLVEYKKESYNMFIELVSSIKLEIIKILFAVQLQSKEDKEKEQEALERMKASMEKATEHQTTNKAREAVLASDKKIARNDPCPCGSGLKYKQCCGKSGPKIGLAAGN
- a CDS encoding ABC transporter permease, with the translated sequence MNKTLVNFIVKKYLRFDKKNPFISISAILAFVGVAIGVMVLILSMAIMNGTAKEFERKLFTMNYPLTIYPKMANSVNEELLNKLIKEYPKLKFSPFVSTQAIVQNGDNMSGGMIFGVIPQNEAEINPIYKEAVKDQLINKFDLITGIGISDKLLLAYDSKVTLYFTELNPAGFSLMPKMKRFNYLSSFRSGLNAYDKAYMYTTIEALQTLLQKEPNVYDGIHILSDDAFTDIEKLRVTLKEDGVGVVGWWQQNGNFFAAMKMEKTALFIVLMLIILVASLNIISSLLMTVMSRRKEIALLLSMGASSKEIKSIFLRVGTIIGFGGIILGIILGFFGYFLLDTFDIVSLPADVYGSAKLPLDLALSDFISIIVGAVIIVLLSSYYPASRATRIDVIDVLRNE
- a CDS encoding glycine zipper 2TM domain-containing protein; translation: MKKVVSIFLISSSFLFANNNSIGLDTVIGATLGVAIGNQIGHGSGKDTAKVTGGILGAVVANSTRANENYVSNNYYGNPNNVQYNNGYYDPEYEKTNTVINNYYYNDPYYRANPQISINYVGGFYDRGYYRPPHFAPRPYYKPHYGPGHHRPNNGKTTVYGGFSHSR